A genomic stretch from Anser cygnoides isolate HZ-2024a breed goose chromosome 30, Taihu_goose_T2T_genome, whole genome shotgun sequence includes:
- the LOC136787623 gene encoding olfactory receptor 14C36-like, translated as MPNSSSVSEFLLLAFADTRELQLLHFGLFLGIYLAALLGNGLILTAVACNHRLHTPMYFFLLNLALLDLGCISTTLPKAMANALWDTRAISYQGCAAQVFFFVFLLGAEYFLLTIMAYDRYVAICKPLHYGSLVGSRACAQMAAAAWGSGFLNAVLHTTNTFSLPLCQGNAVDQFFCEIPQILKLSCSDAYLREVGALVLSVSLVFGCFVFIVVSYVQIFRAVLRMPSEQGQHKAFSTCLPHMAVVSLFVSTAMFAYLKPPSISSPSLDLVVAVLYVVVPPALNPLIYSMRNQDLKATLKKLILVVIFTWQ; from the coding sequence atgcccaacagcagctctgtgagcgagttcctcctgctggcattcgcagacacgcgggagctgcagctcctgcacttcgggctcttcctgggcatctacctggctgccctcctgggcaacggcctcatcctcaccgccgtcgCCTGcaaccaccgcctccacacccccatgtacttcttcctcctcaacctcgccctcctcgacctgggctgcatctccaccactctgcccaaagccatggccaatgccctctgggacaccagggccatctcctaccaagggtgtgctgcacaggtcttcttttttgttttcttacttgGAGCAGAGTACttccttctcaccatcatggcctacgaccgctacgttgccatctgcaagcccctgcactatgggagcctcgtgggcagcagagcttgtgcccagatggcagcagctgcctggggcagtggctttctcaatgctgtcctgcacacgaccaacacattttccctgcccctctgccaaggcaatgctgtggaccagttcttctgtgaaatccctcagatcctcaagctctcctgctcagatgcctacctcagggaagttggggcacttgtgcttagtgtttctttagtctttggctgttttgtcttcatagtggtgtcctatgtgcagatcttcagggccgtgctgaggatgccctctgagcagggccagcacaaagccttttccacgtgcctccctcacaTGGCCGTTGTatccctgtttgtcagcactgccatgtttgcctacctgaagcccccctccatctcctctccatccctagacctggtggtggcagttttaTATGTGGTAGTacctccagcactgaaccccctcatctacagcatgaggaaccaggacctgaaagccacactgaagaaactgattctaGTGGTAATATTTACTTGGCAATGA